The genomic window ccgactcgcacttgcccggtttttttttgtaaaagtggaatataaagcctggcaaaaaagagcagaaattaaaaagtggcaacactgaagtgtcgtccctttcaaatcaatatatataagagaacgggacgacactacagtgttgccactttttaatttctactctttttagCCAGGCTGTACTGCCTACACATTTAAACctctaaaggccccagtacacaatgggccatcgccggccactccaagggaggcagccatgcggtagaatgagatagcaatatcacttgctccctctaacgcataaatgcgtcccatggagtggccggcgatgtcccattgtgtactggggccttaagatgtTCCAAAACGTTACTCGATAGGAATGTCActtctgttattatttatttgtcataatcTTTCACTACTGTCAAATCGTTGTTGCTACCGCGATAACGATAACGAAGTTTCAAACGTATGGCTGATAAGAGTGATAAGGTCCACCTTATATAACTTCATGCTCTCAAACAAAACATTGTTTCTTCCAAAAAGTGCGGTAGGAACTTTGCAAAACTATTAAATTAAACCAAAAAATGGTTACCAAAGTTGCTGTAGTGACCGGTGCAAATAAAGGAATAGGTTTTGCAATTGTCCGAGGCCTTTGTAAGAGATTCGATGGCGTCGTTTACCTTACATCCCGCGACGAAACTCGAGGTGAAAACGCTGTGATCCAACTTAGCAAAGAGGGCTTACACCCAAAATATTACCAGTTAGATATAACTAGCGTGAAAAGCGTAGAAAAGTTTCGCGATTACATTAAGAAAGAGTACGGCGGCATCGATATTTTGGTAAACAACGCGGCAATTGCGTTTAATAACAACACGAAAGAGCCGGTAACAGTGCAAGCCGAACAGACTTTGTTCGTGAATTATTTCAGTCTTCTGTCTACTTGCGAGATTTTATTCCCTATACTGCGCAATGGGGCTAGAGTGGTCAATATCTCAAGCTCATGCGGCCATTTGACTCAAATACCAGGTGTGGCTTTGAGGAACAGATTTAAAGACCCTAATTTGACCATTGAGCAGTTGGGAGAGTTGATGCAGGAGTATATAGAGGCGGCTAGGAAGGGGACTCAGGTGGCGGAATGGGGCAACTCGTCATATGTGGTGTCTAAGGTTGGAGTAACAGCGCTGACCAAGATACAGCAACGAATGTACAATGATAGAGGTAAGTAAaagttactttttagggtttttggggcgtacccaaagggaaaaatgggaccctattactaagactccactgtccatctgtcttTCTGTCACCAGGCTTGAAATAATAGGCAAAAC from Cydia splendana chromosome 22, ilCydSple1.2, whole genome shotgun sequence includes these protein-coding regions:
- the LOC134801554 gene encoding carbonyl reductase [NADPH] 1-like, whose product is MVTKVAVVTGANKGIGFAIVRGLCKRFDGVVYLTSRDETRGENAVIQLSKEGLHPKYYQLDITSVKSVEKFRDYIKKEYGGIDILVNNAAIAFNNNTKEPVTVQAEQTLFVNYFSLLSTCEILFPILRNGARVVNISSSCGHLTQIPGVALRNRFKDPNLTIEQLGELMQEYIEAARKGTQVAEWGNSSYVVSKVGVTALTKIQQRMYNDRGK